One genomic window of Eisenibacter elegans DSM 3317 includes the following:
- the nuoK gene encoding NADH-quinone oxidoreductase subunit NuoK has product MIPVSYFLYISAFLFSAGVLAVVSKRHAIVVLMGIELMLNAANLNLVAFSQYDPVRLQGQTFALFVIVVAAAEISVGLAIVIRVYRYYRTVWLDEVHQLKG; this is encoded by the coding sequence ATGATTCCGGTAAGTTATTTTCTCTACATCTCTGCTTTTTTGTTTAGTGCGGGCGTATTGGCCGTTGTCAGCAAGCGCCACGCCATCGTTGTACTGATGGGTATTGAGCTGATGCTCAACGCCGCCAACCTCAACCTAGTGGCCTTCAGCCAGTATGACCCCGTCCGCCTACAGGGCCAGACCTTTGCCCTTTTTGTCATCGTGGTGGCCGCCGCCGAAATCAGTGTAGGCCTTGCTATCGTCATCAGGGTATACCGCTATTATCGCACAGTTTGGTTGGACGAAGTCCACCAACTCAAAGGTTAG
- a CDS encoding AIR synthase-related protein — protein MMRYDQRGVSASKEDVHQAIAKLDKGLFPKAFCKITPDIIAQDPAYCNIMHADGAGTKSSLAYLYWRETGDLSVWKGIAQDAIIMNVDDLLCVGCVHPMLLSSTIGRNKHRIPGEVITALIEGTEEVLAMLRQHGLEIHSSGGETADVGDLVRTVIVDSSLIARMPRTEVISNDRIQAGDVIVGLASFGQASYETEYNAGMGSNGLTAARHDVLSRYYTEQFPESYDTDHLDQNLAYTGSYRLTDKPRLQNPSHALPEGLDVGKMLLSPTRTYAPVIQQVLAQLRPHIHGMVHCSGGAQTKVLHFVDKVHIIKDKLFPTPPLFELIQQESQTPWQEMYKVFNMGHRMEIYLPENHAQTVIDIARSFQIEAQIVGRVEAADKAQVTLYSPNGTFVY, from the coding sequence ATGATGCGATATGACCAACGCGGCGTTTCGGCCTCCAAAGAAGATGTACACCAAGCCATTGCCAAGCTCGACAAGGGCTTGTTTCCCAAAGCTTTTTGTAAGATAACTCCTGATATCATCGCCCAAGACCCTGCCTACTGCAACATTATGCACGCCGACGGCGCAGGCACCAAGTCGTCTTTGGCCTACCTCTATTGGCGCGAAACGGGCGACCTCTCCGTGTGGAAGGGCATCGCCCAAGATGCCATCATTATGAATGTAGACGACCTGCTCTGCGTGGGCTGTGTACACCCAATGCTACTCTCTTCAACCATTGGGCGCAACAAACACCGCATCCCGGGAGAGGTCATCACAGCGCTCATCGAAGGAACCGAGGAGGTGCTGGCCATGCTCCGCCAACACGGACTCGAAATCCATAGCAGCGGCGGCGAAACCGCCGACGTAGGCGACCTTGTCCGCACGGTCATCGTTGATAGCTCGCTCATCGCCCGTATGCCCCGCACCGAGGTCATCAGCAACGACCGTATCCAGGCCGGAGATGTGATTGTGGGTCTGGCCTCCTTCGGTCAAGCCAGCTACGAAACCGAATACAATGCCGGAATGGGCAGCAATGGCCTTACCGCCGCCCGCCACGACGTACTCAGCCGCTACTACACTGAGCAGTTTCCGGAAAGCTATGACACCGATCACCTCGATCAAAATCTTGCCTACACCGGCAGCTATCGTCTCACTGACAAACCACGCCTCCAAAACCCCAGCCACGCCCTGCCCGAAGGACTGGACGTAGGTAAAATGCTCCTTTCCCCTACCCGCACCTATGCCCCGGTTATCCAACAGGTATTGGCACAGTTGCGCCCACACATCCACGGGATGGTACACTGTAGCGGTGGCGCACAAACCAAGGTGCTGCACTTTGTAGACAAGGTGCATATCATCAAAGACAAGCTCTTCCCTACTCCCCCCCTGTTCGAACTCATCCAACAAGAAAGCCAAACCCCTTGGCAAGAAATGTATAAGGTCTTCAATATGGGGCACCGGATGGAGATTTACCTACCCGAAAATCACGCCCAGACTGTGATTGACATCGCCCGTAGTTTTCAGATTGAAGCCCAAATCGTAGGCCGTGTGGAAGCTGCTGACAAAGCGCAAGTAACGCTGTATAGCCCTAACGGCACTTTTGTGTATTGA
- the pcaF gene encoding 3-oxoadipyl-CoA thiolase encodes MKDAFIIDATRSPIAKFRGGLSTIRADDLAAQVISALVAKNPQLPTAAIEDVILGCHNQAGEDNRNVARMALLLAGLPVSVPGETVNRLCASGMSAVIHAVRAIRSGDGDLFIAGGVEQMTRGPMVMAKAEQAFGSNAQLYDSSFGWRFVNPKMEAMYGTEAMGQTAENLVDEYHISREDQDLFAYHSQQKAAQAQQNGRLAQEITPIRLPKKKGEEVLFDTDEFIRPDTSLEALAKLRPAFRKEWGTVTAGNASSLNDGAAALLVASGEAVAQYQLQPKARILSAAVVGVAPRIMGIGPVEAARKALAKAGLTMEQMDVIELNEAFAAQSLACIRAWGLADDDPRINPNGGAIALGHPLGMSGARLVQTAVQELQNQNKRYALATMCVGVGQGYAVVIEKV; translated from the coding sequence ATGAAAGATGCCTTTATCATAGATGCCACCCGAAGCCCCATTGCCAAATTCAGAGGGGGGCTTTCGACTATACGTGCCGATGATTTGGCAGCGCAAGTCATTTCAGCCTTAGTGGCCAAAAACCCACAACTCCCCACTGCTGCCATCGAAGATGTGATTTTGGGCTGCCACAACCAAGCTGGTGAAGACAACCGCAATGTGGCCCGAATGGCCTTGCTTTTGGCTGGTTTGCCCGTGAGCGTGCCCGGAGAAACGGTCAACCGCCTGTGTGCTTCGGGGATGTCGGCAGTAATACACGCCGTGCGTGCTATCCGTAGTGGCGATGGGGACTTGTTCATTGCCGGTGGCGTAGAGCAAATGACCAGAGGGCCGATGGTGATGGCCAAGGCTGAACAAGCCTTTGGCAGCAATGCCCAACTCTACGACAGCAGCTTCGGCTGGCGATTTGTCAACCCCAAGATGGAAGCAATGTATGGTACAGAGGCGATGGGGCAAACTGCTGAAAACCTTGTGGATGAGTATCATATCTCCCGCGAAGACCAAGACTTATTTGCCTACCACAGCCAACAAAAGGCGGCACAAGCGCAGCAAAACGGGCGTTTGGCACAGGAGATTACCCCTATCCGCCTGCCTAAAAAAAAGGGAGAAGAGGTTTTGTTTGACACCGATGAGTTTATCCGCCCTGATACAAGCCTAGAGGCGCTGGCCAAACTACGGCCTGCCTTTCGGAAAGAGTGGGGCACTGTTACTGCTGGAAACGCTTCCAGCCTCAATGATGGTGCTGCTGCCCTGCTGGTGGCCTCTGGCGAAGCGGTTGCACAATATCAGCTACAGCCCAAGGCGCGCATCCTGAGTGCCGCTGTAGTAGGAGTAGCCCCTAGGATAATGGGCATAGGTCCGGTAGAGGCCGCACGCAAGGCCTTGGCCAAGGCCGGTCTGACGATGGAGCAGATGGATGTGATTGAGCTAAACGAAGCCTTTGCGGCGCAAAGTTTGGCCTGTATCCGTGCTTGGGGCTTGGCCGACGATGACCCGCGCATCAACCCCAACGGGGGTGCCATAGCCTTAGGACACCCACTGGGAATGTCGGGCGCACGCCTCGTGCAAACGGCTGTTCAAGAATTACAAAATCAAAACAAACGCTATGCCTTGGCCACGATGTGTGTGGGAGTAGGCCAAGGGTATGCTGTTGTGATAGAAAAAGTATAA
- a CDS encoding class I SAM-dependent methyltransferase has product MNPSPRPNSSKAFDRLAPVYDLMMWVVFWGQLGRATRATVRETLSGLPANSRVLVIGGGSGAILQPIWQCCPLAEIVYVEPAPRMMRRAQQQCNAVQKDRCNWIARPTAIPRQPYDAVLTCFVLDLFAPPQNKLFVAQWATYLRVGGRWGYTDFCAGEQAYGWRRLLIGLMYVLCHCIAPLPHRRYYHYEQALLAHPLLQAQKPRHYFGKLIKGQVFEREG; this is encoded by the coding sequence ATGAACCCTTCCCCAAGACCAAACAGCAGCAAGGCCTTTGACCGCCTAGCCCCTGTCTACGATCTGATGATGTGGGTAGTGTTTTGGGGGCAGCTAGGGCGTGCTACCCGCGCAACCGTGCGCGAGACCTTGTCCGGCCTACCTGCCAACAGCCGCGTGTTGGTCATTGGAGGTGGTTCTGGGGCGATATTGCAGCCTATTTGGCAGTGTTGCCCATTGGCCGAAATAGTCTATGTAGAGCCGGCACCGCGAATGATGCGCCGTGCCCAACAACAGTGTAACGCTGTTCAAAAAGACCGCTGTAACTGGATAGCAAGACCTACGGCTATCCCCCGGCAACCCTATGACGCTGTTTTGACTTGCTTCGTGCTAGACTTGTTTGCGCCTCCTCAAAACAAACTGTTTGTTGCCCAATGGGCAACCTATTTGCGCGTTGGGGGGCGCTGGGGCTACACTGATTTTTGCGCCGGAGAACAGGCTTATGGCTGGCGACGCTTGCTGATTGGACTGATGTATGTGCTCTGCCATTGCATTGCGCCCCTGCCCCACCGGCGCTACTATCATTACGAACAAGCTCTCTTAGCACATCCATTGTTGCAAGCCCAAAAACCAAGGCACTACTTCGGGAAGCTAATCAAAGGACAGGTGTTTGAGCGTGAGGGATAG
- a CDS encoding BamA/TamA family outer membrane protein codes for MKISFRLICLTFLYCVFHLNAIAQKDSIPPKERKLTVLPLPVFQVDPAIGAGFGANIAFNYRLGPKETTRNSNAFLYGVYTTKKQSIFSIDHATFTRDEHWFLSGLLEYRYFPQNFYGSGGNSSIEDEEQISYEAITFRERALYQVKPHWFVGMQYRYYQVSNIRVESSPLAPSTSTPPWPIVPERVGQFFSFDGLGNQGFRSSGLGIHTLYDTRDNILNPYQGVYAELAFDVYPQWLGSTLAYHTLRVDLRAYRKLFERLDHILAARLYGDFASSEVPFIDSPQTGVNYTTRGYVLSRYRGQRFVTAELEYRARLWKRLGAAVFSNVHSVTEPDTQQWQYWNLAVGAGLRVMIDKQDRVNVRVDYAVGKDDNSGLYIIFAEAF; via the coding sequence ATGAAAATTTCCTTTCGATTAATTTGCCTCACATTCCTTTATTGTGTTTTCCATCTTAACGCAATTGCCCAAAAGGATAGCATACCGCCCAAAGAACGGAAGCTGACAGTGCTGCCCTTGCCTGTATTTCAGGTAGACCCTGCCATTGGGGCGGGCTTTGGGGCAAACATCGCTTTCAACTACCGACTGGGACCTAAGGAAACTACGCGCAACTCCAATGCTTTTTTGTATGGGGTATATACCACCAAAAAGCAAAGCATCTTCTCCATAGACCACGCCACCTTTACCCGAGATGAACATTGGTTTTTGAGTGGATTGTTGGAATATCGGTATTTTCCCCAAAACTTTTATGGCTCTGGTGGCAACAGCAGTATTGAAGATGAAGAGCAGATTTCTTATGAGGCCATCACTTTTCGCGAGCGAGCGCTTTATCAAGTAAAGCCGCATTGGTTTGTGGGGATGCAGTACCGCTACTACCAAGTAAGTAATATCCGTGTAGAATCGTCGCCCTTAGCGCCTAGCACTAGCACTCCCCCCTGGCCAATTGTACCTGAGCGTGTGGGCCAGTTTTTCTCTTTCGACGGACTAGGCAACCAAGGTTTTCGGTCATCTGGGTTGGGTATCCATACCCTCTACGATACCCGCGACAACATCCTAAATCCCTACCAAGGTGTGTATGCCGAGCTGGCTTTTGATGTGTATCCTCAATGGCTGGGCAGCACATTGGCCTACCATACCCTTAGAGTCGACTTGCGGGCTTATCGCAAACTCTTCGAGCGCCTCGACCACATCCTTGCGGCTCGCTTGTATGGCGATTTTGCCAGCAGTGAAGTTCCCTTTATCGATTCCCCACAGACGGGGGTAAACTACACTACACGCGGCTATGTGCTCTCCCGATACCGTGGACAACGCTTCGTAACGGCAGAATTGGAATACCGCGCCCGCCTTTGGAAACGCCTTGGCGCAGCAGTATTCAGCAATGTACATAGCGTAACTGAGCCTGATACCCAACAGTGGCAATATTGGAACTTGGCTGTAGGGGCAGGCCTGCGGGTGATGATTGACAAACAAGACCGCGTCAATGTGCGCGTAGATTACGCCGTCGGTAAAGACGACAACAGCGGTCTCTACATCATCTTTGCAGAAGCTTTTTAG
- a CDS encoding iron-containing alcohol dehydrogenase: MKFDYQSFPTKVSFGSPLLEALEKYTPQGRKSRVFLIAGKRQQGLAAWVQAHPDLELVYHFDQIAQHVPKTLVTEALALVDFATTDLLLAVGGGSAIGLAKALALETKKLIWAAPTTYSGSEMTNIYGISTEGKKTVGRDEVVLPQLIIYDPALTQSLPATIALTSATNALAHLVEGLYAQPNNPLSYQQALMGMQHIQLGYRSFAKGETQEANEQWLMGAYLGGKTLCELPMALHHKAAHVLGGNFGLDHARTHTALLPYILDYQWDYLPELVRQDFNAVWPETRAAQGLWQQLQSLGLALSLQSLGLTAEALPEAAAQISALAFVNPAPTDHKAIYQLLTRAYEGYLS; this comes from the coding sequence ATGAAATTTGACTACCAATCATTTCCAACAAAAGTATCCTTTGGCAGTCCCTTGCTAGAGGCTTTGGAAAAATACACCCCCCAAGGCCGTAAAAGTCGTGTTTTTCTGATTGCAGGGAAACGCCAGCAAGGCCTAGCCGCTTGGGTACAAGCCCATCCTGACTTGGAGTTGGTTTATCATTTTGACCAAATCGCCCAACACGTTCCCAAAACGCTGGTAACCGAGGCTTTGGCCTTGGTCGATTTCGCTACCACAGACCTCCTCTTGGCCGTGGGGGGTGGCTCTGCCATAGGCTTGGCCAAAGCCTTGGCGCTCGAAACCAAAAAGCTCATTTGGGCAGCGCCCACTACCTACTCTGGCTCGGAGATGACCAATATCTATGGCATCTCTACCGAAGGCAAAAAGACCGTTGGGCGTGATGAGGTGGTATTGCCACAACTTATTATATATGACCCCGCCCTCACACAGTCTTTGCCTGCAACAATCGCACTCACGAGCGCAACCAACGCCTTGGCTCACTTGGTGGAAGGCTTGTATGCCCAGCCCAACAATCCACTCAGCTACCAACAGGCGCTGATGGGAATGCAGCATATCCAGCTAGGGTATCGTTCATTTGCAAAAGGTGAGACTCAGGAGGCCAACGAACAATGGTTGATGGGGGCTTACTTAGGGGGCAAGACGCTCTGTGAGCTGCCAATGGCACTACACCACAAAGCGGCTCACGTATTGGGCGGCAATTTCGGCCTAGACCACGCCCGAACCCATACGGCGCTTCTGCCCTATATCCTTGATTATCAATGGGATTATTTGCCCGAATTGGTGCGTCAAGACTTCAACGCGGTCTGGCCAGAAACCCGCGCTGCCCAAGGTCTTTGGCAGCAACTCCAGTCGCTGGGGCTAGCGCTTTCGCTGCAATCATTGGGCTTGACGGCTGAAGCCTTGCCCGAGGCCGCTGCGCAAATCAGCGCCTTGGCATTTGTAAACCCTGCACCCACAGACCACAAGGCCATTTATCAATTGTTGACAAGAGCTTATGAAGGTTATTTATCCTAA
- a CDS encoding sigma-70 family RNA polymerase sigma factor — protein MPTLQHLWNQFSDKLLRFVEHRVDSSEDAKDIHQEIFIKLYLHLDQLQSEDKLQAWVYQIARNQITDYHRQRQRYISESERLVAVVPVSAESKAGHQELYCCLHPFIDELPEGYREVVSLNVYDGLKAAQIAEKLGLSLSGVKSRLQRGRELIKQKFADCCSYHLNPDDGKLHGEQDCPRCYGH, from the coding sequence ATGCCTACCCTCCAACACCTCTGGAATCAGTTTTCGGACAAGCTACTACGCTTTGTGGAGCATCGCGTAGACAGTAGCGAGGATGCCAAAGACATCCATCAGGAGATTTTTATCAAGCTTTACCTTCATCTTGACCAGCTTCAAAGCGAAGACAAACTACAAGCGTGGGTCTACCAGATTGCCCGCAATCAAATCACTGATTATCATCGGCAGCGGCAACGGTATATTTCAGAAAGTGAGCGCTTGGTGGCTGTTGTGCCTGTGAGTGCAGAGAGCAAGGCAGGCCATCAGGAGCTATATTGCTGTTTGCACCCGTTTATCGACGAGCTACCTGAAGGTTATCGAGAAGTGGTTAGTTTGAATGTGTATGACGGATTAAAAGCTGCTCAAATTGCCGAAAAGTTGGGCTTGAGCCTTTCGGGGGTGAAGTCGCGTCTACAACGCGGGCGGGAGTTGATTAAGCAAAAGTTTGCGGACTGTTGTAGCTACCACCTCAACCCTGACGATGGCAAGCTCCACGGCGAACAAGATTGCCCCCGCTGCTACGGGCACTAG
- a CDS encoding CoA transferase subunit A → MNSPKITSLSAAIAANVQSGQSLALEGFTHLIPFAAAHELIRQGLRDLTLIRMTPDLVYDQLIGAGCVRKIIFSWGGNPGVGSLHRFRDAYEQGYPQPLEIEEYSHAAMANAYQAGASGLPFAVLRGFLGTDLARLNPEHIRWVTCPFTGESLAAVRALQPDVTIIHAQQADREGNVRLWGIVGVQKEAALAAQKVVVTVEEIVDKFEGSANDCIIPHWVINNVALVPKGAAPSYAMGYYKRNNAFYLAWDEIARSREGFQQWIAQQILSNPQH, encoded by the coding sequence ATGAACAGTCCCAAAATTACTAGCCTTTCAGCAGCCATCGCGGCCAATGTTCAATCAGGACAAAGCTTGGCCTTAGAAGGGTTTACGCATCTAATTCCCTTTGCAGCAGCCCACGAGCTGATTCGGCAGGGTCTCCGCGACCTGACCCTCATCCGTATGACGCCTGATTTGGTGTATGACCAGCTGATAGGGGCTGGCTGTGTTCGCAAAATCATTTTTAGCTGGGGTGGCAACCCGGGGGTAGGTTCGCTGCATCGGTTCAGAGATGCCTACGAGCAGGGCTATCCGCAGCCCCTCGAAATCGAAGAATATAGCCACGCCGCCATGGCCAATGCCTATCAGGCCGGGGCTTCGGGATTGCCTTTTGCCGTATTGCGCGGCTTCTTGGGTACTGACTTAGCAAGGCTCAACCCCGAACATATCCGCTGGGTAACCTGTCCGTTTACTGGCGAAAGCTTGGCCGCCGTGCGTGCCCTACAGCCCGATGTAACCATTATCCACGCCCAACAAGCCGACCGCGAAGGCAATGTACGCCTGTGGGGTATTGTGGGGGTGCAGAAAGAAGCAGCGCTAGCAGCCCAAAAAGTAGTAGTTACGGTAGAAGAAATCGTAGACAAGTTTGAGGGCTCCGCCAATGATTGCATCATCCCACACTGGGTTATCAATAACGTGGCGCTTGTGCCCAAAGGCGCTGCCCCCTCTTATGCAATGGGCTATTACAAACGCAACAACGCCTTTTATTTGGCTTGGGATGAGATTGCCCGCTCACGCGAGGGCTTTCAGCAATGGATAGCGCAACAAATACTTAGCAACCCCCAACACTAA
- a CDS encoding YheT family hydrolase: MPLLPHSDYQASPILFNGHLQTLFPSEFRRIKDVPYRRERLETPDGDFLDLDWSLCQPNQGRSRSLVILSHGLEGSSMRPYVLGMARAFGQEGWDALAWNYRSCSGEMNRLPRFYHAGATDDLHTVITHALGLGYQRMMLIGFSLGGSLTLKYVGERGRNTPQGLKAAIAFSTPCDLASSSKRLSTKANYVYLKVFLRDFAQKVRQKAALMPEAIDPKLMQKVRTIEDFDNYYTAPLHGFASAQDYYRQCSAKQFLEGIRIPTLIVNAANDPFLAPECYPQQEVAALSDVFLEMPQKGGHCGFVPAQARAKQYWSEQRALRFVQEVLGANL, encoded by the coding sequence ATGCCATTACTACCACACTCTGATTATCAGGCCTCTCCGATACTTTTCAACGGGCATTTGCAAACGCTTTTCCCTTCGGAGTTTCGCCGCATCAAGGATGTTCCCTACCGGCGGGAGCGTCTTGAAACACCAGACGGTGATTTTTTAGACTTGGACTGGTCATTGTGTCAACCCAATCAGGGGCGTAGCCGCTCCTTGGTCATTCTTTCGCACGGGCTTGAAGGTTCGTCCATGCGACCTTATGTGTTGGGGATGGCGCGGGCGTTTGGACAGGAGGGTTGGGATGCCCTGGCTTGGAACTATCGTAGCTGTAGTGGGGAGATGAATCGGCTGCCGCGTTTTTATCACGCCGGCGCTACCGACGACTTACACACGGTTATCACACACGCCCTAGGGCTGGGCTACCAACGGATGATGCTGATAGGCTTTAGCTTGGGTGGCAGCCTTACGCTCAAATATGTAGGGGAGCGAGGCCGTAACACGCCTCAAGGTTTGAAGGCTGCTATTGCATTTTCTACCCCTTGCGACTTGGCCTCTAGCTCCAAGCGCCTCTCCACCAAGGCAAATTATGTGTATTTGAAGGTTTTTTTACGAGATTTTGCCCAAAAGGTGCGCCAAAAGGCCGCATTGATGCCCGAAGCCATCGACCCCAAGCTGATGCAAAAAGTGCGGACTATCGAAGATTTTGACAATTATTATACCGCGCCGCTCCACGGCTTTGCCTCTGCGCAGGATTACTACCGCCAGTGTAGTGCGAAGCAGTTTTTGGAAGGTATCCGTATTCCGACCCTGATTGTCAATGCAGCCAACGACCCATTTTTAGCCCCCGAATGCTACCCTCAGCAGGAAGTGGCTGCCTTGTCGGATGTTTTTTTGGAGATGCCCCAAAAAGGCGGGCACTGTGGGTTTGTACCTGCTCAGGCTCGTGCCAAGCAATATTGGTCGGAGCAACGGGCGTTACGGTTTGTACAAGAAGTACTAGGAGCTAACCTTTGA
- a CDS encoding right-handed parallel beta-helix repeat-containing protein has translation MYFKQTFAFLLWMAFGLVSSLYAQQTVKVATTEDFLKALGSNRTIVMAPGDYVLSNFEYLGLADYREAYDGYELLLSDFKNLTIKSADAKKPAHLIAEPQYGYVLVFVGCQNICIEGVRAGHGPEKGGCAGGVFSFEDCQNVTVSNSTLYGSGTEGITASNTQDLRCENSIIEECTYHIGTFSNGSKAVFSNCTFRKNQEFSMINLRDGSTLVFDKCRFLDNTAYNAAYPDFSDPVFDHETGSTITLKACIFKGNRAGYFARRQAGITLAKTDPAATKNTYVKGLYAE, from the coding sequence ATGTATTTCAAACAAACCTTCGCTTTCTTGCTCTGGATGGCCTTTGGCCTTGTGAGCAGCCTTTACGCCCAGCAGACCGTCAAAGTCGCTACTACCGAAGATTTCCTCAAAGCTTTGGGCAGCAACCGTACTATCGTGATGGCGCCGGGCGATTATGTGCTTTCCAATTTTGAGTACCTTGGGTTGGCCGATTACCGCGAGGCCTATGACGGCTACGAGTTGTTGTTGTCAGACTTCAAAAACCTGACCATCAAGTCTGCCGATGCCAAAAAGCCTGCACACCTCATCGCTGAGCCTCAGTATGGGTATGTACTGGTGTTTGTGGGCTGCCAAAACATCTGCATCGAAGGAGTGCGCGCCGGACACGGCCCCGAAAAAGGAGGATGTGCCGGAGGAGTTTTCTCTTTTGAAGACTGCCAAAATGTAACAGTAAGCAATAGCACCCTCTATGGCAGTGGTACAGAAGGGATTACGGCCAGCAATACCCAAGATCTACGCTGCGAAAACAGCATCATTGAAGAGTGTACCTATCACATAGGCACATTCAGCAATGGCAGTAAGGCTGTGTTTAGTAATTGTACTTTCCGGAAGAACCAAGAGTTTTCGATGATCAACCTGCGCGATGGCTCAACACTTGTGTTTGACAAATGCCGCTTCCTCGATAATACGGCCTACAATGCCGCTTACCCTGATTTTAGCGACCCGGTGTTTGATCACGAGACCGGCAGTACCATCACCCTGAAGGCTTGTATTTTTAAAGGCAATCGTGCGGGATACTTCGCACGCCGACAAGCCGGCATCACATTGGCAAAAACAGACCCTGCTGCTACCAAAAACACTTATGTCAAAGGGCTATATGCAGAGTAA
- a CDS encoding pirin family protein translates to MRTIKRIHKAEYRPIADLITYSPLPTRQLEQIDPFLFLNHHGYQEYAGNNNGLPFGPHPHRGMETVTFIIEGDIMHKDSEGYRSVIKAGGVQWMTAGRGLIHAEVSSEEFKREGGPLEILQLWLNLPAKHKMTAPKYIGLQAAEIPVRQLAEGVSIQHIAGAWEGETGAITPLTDVFLGTLSLKAGSAWQTEVAENRSIFCYVVRGKVRINGQSVAFRNLVEFGHTGTGLQLEAEEESLLIFGHATPFNEPVVAQGPFVMNSMQEIRQAYQDYQAGKFGVWQE, encoded by the coding sequence ATGAGAACAATCAAACGCATACACAAAGCTGAATATCGCCCCATTGCTGACCTGATTACCTATTCGCCGCTACCTACCCGGCAATTGGAACAAATAGATCCCTTCTTGTTTTTGAATCACCACGGTTACCAAGAGTACGCTGGCAATAACAATGGCCTGCCCTTTGGCCCACACCCACACCGTGGGATGGAGACAGTAACCTTCATCATCGAGGGGGATATTATGCACAAAGACTCTGAAGGCTATCGCAGTGTAATCAAGGCCGGAGGGGTTCAGTGGATGACCGCCGGGCGTGGGCTGATTCACGCCGAAGTGTCGTCAGAAGAGTTTAAACGCGAAGGCGGGCCGCTGGAAATTTTACAGCTTTGGCTCAACCTCCCTGCCAAACACAAGATGACTGCACCGAAATATATCGGCCTTCAGGCAGCAGAAATTCCGGTGCGCCAATTGGCCGAAGGAGTCAGCATACAGCATATCGCTGGTGCTTGGGAAGGGGAAACCGGTGCAATCACCCCGCTTACAGACGTATTTTTGGGTACGCTCAGCCTCAAAGCCGGCAGCGCTTGGCAGACCGAAGTGGCCGAAAACCGCAGTATCTTCTGTTATGTGGTGCGTGGAAAAGTACGTATCAACGGACAGTCAGTGGCGTTTAGAAATTTGGTAGAGTTTGGCCATACCGGCACGGGCTTGCAGCTCGAAGCCGAGGAAGAAAGTCTGTTGATTTTCGGACACGCTACGCCTTTCAACGAACCAGTAGTAGCTCAAGGGCCTTTTGTGATGAACTCGATGCAGGAAATCCGACAAGCCTACCAAGATTACCAAGCCGGTAAGTTTGGGGTTTGGCAAGAATAA
- a CDS encoding CoA-transferase subunit beta, which produces MEYSKDEIMTITAAKMLQNGQVCFVGIGLPSAACNLARLTHAPEIVLIYESGTVDTRPDVLPLSIGDDELAETSRMVVSVPEIFNYWLQAGKIDIGFLGGAQIDKYGNINSTVIGEYHKPKVRLPGAGGAPEIAANARQTLVVMRQSPRSFVDKVDFITSAGYLDGGDARQALGIRGEGPVAIITDLGILKPDPVSKEFVLTHTHPGVTVAEVRAQTGWDLKVAPHLATTESPDAHYLHTLRTLNEKTRLAHSQTAANA; this is translated from the coding sequence ATGGAATACAGCAAAGATGAGATAATGACCATTACGGCGGCCAAAATGCTGCAAAACGGGCAGGTATGTTTTGTGGGCATAGGACTGCCAAGCGCCGCTTGTAATTTGGCACGCCTGACACACGCCCCGGAGATTGTCTTGATCTATGAATCGGGAACGGTAGATACCCGTCCTGATGTGTTACCACTGTCTATCGGGGATGATGAGCTGGCCGAGACCAGCCGAATGGTAGTGTCTGTGCCTGAGATTTTTAATTATTGGCTACAGGCCGGCAAAATCGATATCGGCTTTTTGGGAGGTGCACAGATAGACAAGTATGGCAACATCAACTCGACCGTCATTGGGGAATACCACAAGCCCAAAGTAAGGCTACCCGGTGCGGGAGGTGCTCCCGAAATTGCGGCCAACGCCCGCCAAACCTTGGTGGTGATGCGCCAAAGCCCCCGTAGTTTTGTAGACAAAGTCGATTTTATTACCTCTGCCGGGTATCTGGATGGAGGGGATGCCCGACAAGCTTTAGGTATTCGGGGCGAAGGCCCTGTGGCCATCATCACCGACTTGGGTATCCTAAAGCCCGACCCCGTGAGCAAGGAGTTTGTGCTTACACACACGCACCCCGGCGTAACGGTAGCCGAGGTACGGGCGCAAACAGGCTGGGATTTGAAAGTAGCGCCACACTTGGCTACTACTGAATCGCCCGACGCACACTATCTGCACACCCTGCGTACCCTGAACGAAAAAACACGCCTTGCCCATAGTCAAACCGCTGCTAATGCTTGA